DNA from Chiloscyllium plagiosum isolate BGI_BamShark_2017 chromosome 44, ASM401019v2, whole genome shotgun sequence:
AATTGAATGTTCtgcagaaagtagaattgcttgttctgaatgTCTACCCTGCACTGACAGTgatttttgtaatctctttttacaCAGTATTTGAACATCTGAAGACTGATGTTTCAAACtgaacagatgaagggcttatccctaaaacattgactctcctgctcttcggatgctgcctgacccgctgtgcttttccagcaccgcacttttggCACTGACTCTCCAGCCTCTGAAATTCTTACTTTgatgtcaatgtctgacagtcaccCAACCCATCAGGATAGCAACGATTTTTGcctgtgattctgtgagaaggagcaaagctttttcatttctctttgagCATCAGTGAGAGATCCTACTGTTCCAGCGCACTGATTGTGGAACCTGAAACAGTTATAcagcctggaaagaggaattcacggCAGGAAGGAGCTCTACAAGCATTTGTGTGTGGCTGAAGCAtcggccatggagaaacctgagGGATCCCGCCCTGTGGAGAAACTGTGGAAGTGTGGCGATTGCGGAAAAGGCTTCCGTTTCCCATCTGCCCTGGAGACacatcggcgcagtcacaccggagagaggccattcccctgcacAGAGTGCAGGAAAGCCTTCAGCTATTCCTATGACCTGCTGAAGCACCGGCGGGTACatacaggggagaggcccttcagctgccctgagtgcggaaagggctttacccaggcctccaacctgctgacccaccagcaggTCCATATCAGGGAGAGGCCGTTCCTCTGCACTGTGTGTggaaaggccttcagcaattcttctgccctgctgacccaccggcgggtccaTACAGGAGAAagacccttcagctgccccgagtgcaggAGGGCCTTTAGCGATTCCTCcgccctgctgaggcaccggcgggtccacaccggggaatggcccttcagctgccctgagtgtgggaaggggttcagcgattcctccaccctgctgaTCCAcgagcgggtccacacgggggagaggcccttcagctgccccaagtgtgggaagggctttagcgattcctccaccctgctgacccaccggcgaGTCCATactggggagaggcccttcaggtgccccgtgtgtgggaaggggttcagTCAGGTGGGCAATTTGCGGAGGCATGAGCGGCTCCACTaggggaagaggcccttcaggGGCCCCGAATGCAGGAAGGGATTCATCTGCTCGGTTAGCTGCTGACCCACGTGGGTCCATGTGGGGGAGTGGCCATTTGCCTACTTTCAGTGAGAGAAGGCATTCTCTTGGGGGTGAGGGTTTGGGGTGGGGAAGAAAACCCCTATCTGATTCACTCATACCCTTTGTAGAGGAGGAAACTGccttgtgggaaaggattcactcaattgTCCCAGTTGCatcctttacccagtctggcctacacgtgactccagacccacagcagtgcagTTGACTCTACATTGCCCCTTCCCATGGCAAATGAACAGGGAGAAACTTACTTGGACACAGGGTATGGCTGTACCAtggatccaattacaaagggacaactcaGTGCTAATGAATAGTAAAGGGGTGcggtggtggtgtgtgtatgttttgaccttgagtttagattagattacttagtgtggaaacaggccctttggcccaacaagtccacaccgacccgccgaagctcaacccacctagacccattcgccgacatttaccccttcacctaacactacgggcaatttagcatggccaattcacctaacctgcacatctttggactgtgggaagaaaccggagcacctggaggaaacccatgcagacactgggagaattgtgcaaactccacacagtcagtcgcctgaggtgggaattgaacccgggtctctggcgctgtgaggcagcagtgctaaccactgccgcccacattgttttaaaaaaaaaagctacttTTCTACACTTTTTTTGCTTGGGGGGGTTCTGAGGCTATAACAAAGTTGGGTCGCAATGTAATATATTagatggagcagtgaatgagtagaaattgtaaatttttcaggagTGCAGGTACTGCATCGTTTCAGAggcattgtaaagtttactggcagcactGGGAGGTGTGGACTGCGTTCActggaaatgatgtggaggtgaaaatgtgttgctggaaaagcgcagcaggtcaggcagcatgatgtggaggtgccagtgttggactgggatggataaagttaaaaatcacacagcaccaggttatactccaacagatttatttggaagcactagatttcagagtACCACTCCATCATCataagatcatgatcacagaatttcTATCCAAAGATGTCCAGTGCCACACAGATGTGATACATTAAATAATTTTAGataaaatctttcatcttttcaaagGGGTTTTTGTTCTTGGGTGTATTAATCCCAAATCTTCTTTTAAATAACATTCTCAAGACAGAAAAGCTCTGCAGTTAAATTACATTTGCGACCACCACCCACTGCGCCCCTGGCCATTCCCCTCCGCCACTCAGTGCCCCCAGTCCACTGCCCCCCATGATCCACAGCACCTCCTGTCCATTCTGTCTCTCCCCGAACACCTGATCCATTCTTTCTCACCCTTGTCCATTTTCTCTTGTCCCCCTCCCTCAGCCCACCCCCCGTCCATTATCTTTGTTCTTTTACTGCTGCCCCTCCCCCACCACGTCATTTCTTCAGCCCTCTTTGATCGCTATATCAAGCctatgaagagagagagaatggatgctGACGACTCCGACTCAACGTGGGAGACAGGAGGGGTCAGAAATggcttagattacttagtgtggaaacagacccttcggcccacttTTACTGCTGCCCCTCCCCCACCACGTCATTTCTTCAGCCCTCTTTGATCGCTATATCAAGcctatgaagagagagagagagagaatggatgctGACGACTCAACGTGGGAGACAGGAGGGGTCAGAAATggcttagattacttagtgtggaaacagacccttcggcccaacaagtccacaccgactctccgaagagtaatccacccagatccatttccctctgcctaatgcacctaacactacggacaatttagcatagcctgttcacctgacctgcacatctttggactgtgggaggaaaccggagcacccggaggaaacccacgcagacacggggagaacatgcaaactccacacagacagttgcccgaggtgagcaagcagtgctagccactgagccaccgtgtcttTAAAATTGGGTATAGCTAAACTGATATTCAGAAACATCATTAAAgtctgaaaacattcaattttttttaaaagagctgcTGAAACCTGCACTGAAATATGTGCAGTTCAACCATAACTCAGGAAAAACTGAGGGGTGAATGGCTTATTCCTCGTCTTGTGAAATTGGTTCCAAGTATGTAGTAATAGagttgtacagcttggaaacaaacccttcagtccacactgaccagatatcctaaattaacgtAGTGACCCATTTGCTATCATTtcgtccatgtccctctaaaccattcctacccataaaaggcatctggatgggtataaatgttaaaattgtaccagcctccactacttcctctggcagctcattccatgcacataccaccctctgcatgaaaaggttgccccttaggtccttataaatctttccttaCCCTAattctatgccctgtagttctggactcctccctcccctccaacgCTGGGGAAGACAGACAAAACTTGACTCCCAACTCCCCATTACCCCCATCTCTGGATTCATTCCAGTCACTACAAGTGAACAGGTTTCCTGTCCCATCCTCTCCCGCCCAGAATAGAGAGTTGCCCAGAGAGAGGGAATTTCACTCAAACTCACAAAACCATTTCCACGCAGTGACATCAACAATGGGACAAGGGGGTAGGACAAAGTGTCTGGATGATGGGCTGGGGAAGGAGCATGGTGTGGAGGGAATGAGGGGCGGGGCAAAGCCAAAGGCAGGTCTCTGCACTGCACCTGCTGCGCAGGGCTGACCCGCATTGCGCCTGCATTGCCCTGGATGGTTTGCGTAAATCTCTTCCCTTCGGAGAATCCCcaccatgtggaagcaggccactcagcccaatgagtccacatcgatcctctgaagggtaacctacccacacccattcctctaccccaATTGcttgacatttacccctgactagtacacctaacctgcacatacctgggcactatgggcaatttagcatggtcaatatACCCTcacctggacaaagttaaaaatcacacaccagattaGAGTCCCAACAGGTCTCTTTGGAAGGACTAGCGTTctgactgctgctccttcatcaagtggttgtggcgAATCAGATCTTAAGGCACTGAATTTATGAAAAAACACTGCAGTGTCATGCCACTGAAATGATATGTttaacaaacctggattgttaagtctttcatcttttagaatgggtttcagaTATCATTAATATGCAAGCCCCAGGACTTCCTGTAAGAcaccttcttgagataacttaaggttttataacaaaaggtgacatcttagctcagacaatggatTGAGGGCaaagtctgtatcccaatcttggtCCTATTTCCGAAGTGGaacttataaaatattacatggattgattgcCTGCAAATTGTGCATTTTTTGCGCAAAaaagaatgtatctgcaattatcATTTGGTAAATACAAATTGACCCCTTTGGAcctgtgtgtgcgcatgtgctcATGAAAGAGAAAAAGTCTATATCAGTGGTGTATTTCATAACAGATGCTGGTGTAAATATTACTGTAAATCACAGCTGGCTTCTAATACTTAGATGTAAGGGAGACAGAATTCCTCAAGTAGGGCACCTTAAGAATCCTGGGAGACCACTATTTCTGGTTTACTTCTGAATGAACAAACATTAAACACAAGCAcctatttattttgaattttgtttcatttttcttgctTGATTCCCTGTTATGACTACACAGTgtctggatggtggacaggctgggagattgtggGTTGGGTCTTGATTGACAATGTTTTATTGTTCCAGAAGGTGTAAAAGGGGTtaaagcttcagcagaaatccttcagagctgagaacagacaacatcttactctgtgggaacagggagatcaacagaggacagaaatcaggacctgaaatccgAGCTGACACCACACTACCCTGTgatcagtgctttgattagcagtgctaATCCTCTAGCTTTACTTAGCTTCACATTTTACCAGACCATCGATATTCAGGATCTAATCCTCGTTatcctgaagccatgtctctgtaaggagtctccgatcataattattctcttcaacgTGGGCACTGCACTTTTGCTACAATGCAGCGCACATGCAGACACACcatttttagtttcagtttttgtGATCTTTGGAATTCAGTTTTGATTGCTGGTGCATTTACTGTCCTTGTCCCTTTCTATCGTTCTCTGGTGCTCATTTTCCACATCACCACATTGCTCCCCGgccttgatttggattggccatgctaaattatccttggtgtccagggatatgcaggttaggtaggttagccatggaaaatgcggGGCTATAGTTTcacagtaatagaagcaggaatagaccatttggctcgTCCAGCCGCTTCACCATTCATtaaggtcatggctaatctatcCATCGCCTCAATTCCTCCTCCATGCATTGTCCCAACTACCCTTAATACCCTTACCGTTCAAAAACCCATGCAACTGTGTCCTGAATCTATTTAATGAAGCCGCTTCTACTGCTCCCTTGGGcacagaattccatagattcactactctttgGGAAAAgtagttcctccttatctctgttctaaatccaGTCCTCCAAACCTTGTGACCTTGTCTAATCCACCAGCAGAAATGACTGGATAGCTTAGGGCTTCATTCCCACAGTATAACGAATTTCCACTTTCCACCAAAATCCCAGATGTCTCACTTAGTTACTTGCTGTTtcacaaatgaaagatttcattgaGATTTCTACTGGTCCCAGTAAGGGCAAgacatctttgaaagctgctccGAAAGTCCAGTTCACAACCACACTTCTGCTTTCACCAAAGGCAATTAGAGTTCTACaccatggaaaccgacccttcagcccaattcgtCCATATTggccagataacctaaattaatctagttccatttgtcccatttccctctcaactcttccaaATTATGTCCGcacacagatgccttttaagtgattgaattgtaccagcctccaccacttccctcaggcagctcattccatacatgcaccaacctctgtgtgaaaaagttgtccctcaggtcccttttaaatcattcccctctcacctctacaTAAGCCCTCTCATTgaagactcccctaccccagggaaaagaccttgggtattcaccttatccatgtcccttgtaaacttctataaaggttacctcagcctccgatgctccagggaaaatatccctggcctattcagcatctccatgcagttcaaaccctccaaatctggcaacagcTTCATAAGTCTTTTCCAACCCCTTTCAAAATTTCACAAGTTCTTTCCTATACCAGGGAGGCCAGAACTTAAAAGCAGTCTTCCGAAAATGCTCTAACCaatgcacagccacaacatgacttcacaactcctttacttaatgctctgaccacaaaggaaagcataccaaatgccttcttcactattctatctacctatgactctactttcaaggaactataaacctgaactccaagaactttgttcagcaacactccccttaactgtgtcagtcctgccTGGGTTGCTtgtctaaaatgcaacacctcatatttatacagtcagagatgtacagcatggaaacagacgctttggtccaacccgtccatgccgaccagatatcctcataattttgcaaacctctataaggtctatAACCTCTATAAACctcttcagcctccgatggtccagggaaaacagccccagcctgttcagcctctccctatagctcaatcctccaaccctggcaacatccttgtaaatcttttcagatatttatctaaattaagctccatctgccattcctcattaagggctcctgcccgaagcgtcgattttcctgctcctcggttgctgcctgacctgctgtgcttttccagcaccacactaatcttgactctaatctccagcctcaatcctccaaccctggcaacatccttgtaaatcttttctgatatttatctaaattaagctccatctgtcattcctcattaagggctcctgcccgaagtgtcgattttcctgctcctcggttgctgcctgacctgctgtgcttttccagcacgacactaatcttgactctaatctgcagtacccacttccaccccTCCATCTACCACACCTCAGTCCGTTTCCAATCCCAATAATTCTAATTTATACCAAACTCTCTTTCCCTCCCTCATTCCCTAGAAGCTGAAAATCTCCACACCACACACTGTCCCTCCATTTTCTTTTCGCTGAAACTAATCCCTGCTgtacctcatcctgaagggtcAAAATACTGACTGGCCTGGTCAGAGTGGATGTtcggaagatgtttccattggtaagagagacaaggacccgagggtacagccttagagtaaatagaagaccttttagaatggagataaggagaaacttcttagccagagaatggtgaatctatgcaaTTCATTGCTAGATCACggaggatatttaagactgagatagataggttcttaagtaagggaattgagggttacagggagacctgatgggctgaatggtctaatttctgctcctatgtcagaTGGTCTCTTGTTGTCCTGGACACAGAGTGAGAACATTGGGAGCAGGGGTAGTCCATTTGTTCTTTCGAGCCTAAACCAACATTGAACAGATCATGACTGGATATGGATTTCCCTACATCtaggtggataggctgggacttttttcactggagcataggaggttgagaggtgacctcagaggttCAGAAAATAAAGACGGggatagatgaggtgaatggtgGGTGtcctttccctaaggtgggggttTCGAGATTAGGAAGCAAATTTTGAAGGTGagtggaatgaatgtccagacCAAGTGGTGGATGccggtacagtaacaacattcaaaagacctttggataagtacatgaataggaaaacaTTCGAGGGATATGAGCAAGACACAGGCAGGTGGAACAAGGTTAGTTGGAGAAcacagcatggactgaagggtctgtttctatgctgtatgattctgtatcTGATCTGTTCTGTATCTGATCTGTTCTGGactggtcttaaaaccattttgTTGCCTTCCCCCATAAACATTCACTTCTTTCTTCAAAAAACAgatgaactcaattcctcttgctgacataccacttgccttgctgattgcttgctgctcctgtctgacaactggcagtgactggtgtaGAAGGACATTGAggcccctttgtacatccacacatcattcctgatgaagggctcgtgcccaaaatgttgaattccctgctcctcggatgctgcctgaactgctgtgtttttccagtgccataattttcaactctgacctccaacatctgcaattctcactttctccatatcccaaTAAATTGTCATTTAAACAATacacctcctttctgcttttattttcacaGCAAAAGTTATAACCTCACATTATGCTATTGTACTTGCCACGTGTTTGCCAATTGTGGTCTCTCCACTGTAGAGAAGACCAAGCATAAACTTGAGTTCGCCGAGCGTCACAGCAGGATCCACAGAGGCCGatcggacctcccagtcaccacccgttttaattcccctttccactccctttctgacatgactatCTTAagcctcctctattgccacaacgaaccaaaccgcaaattggaggaacaacacctcatcttccacctgggcagccaacagcctggagaactcaatgttgagtttcaATTTCAAATATCCTCCCTTtaccatcccccgactcccttcccagccccacccccttcgtTCCACTCCTCCTTGCCCCCAACCAGATTccttcttcccattgaccaaccaggtcctACCCTCTCCTCCCTTCAACCACCCTGCCCTGACACCACCTTgttctgcagctccccctacacccactcccagtcctgaagaagggttacacccaaaacgtcgacttctccacctcctgatgctgcctggcttgctctgttcttccagtCGAGACACTGACCAACCTTTCCTGAGTCTgtcccctccctggattcacttcTTTTCCTTTAAAGTAAACAACTGAACCCCAGAATGAAAAATAAACGTAAATTGTGGTGAGAAAAGAGTGCTGTTCCCACAGATATTGGACAGCAGAAAGAAGTTGCAGTCTGGactgaagctcaatcttcatttagagagagaggagcagcaggaGCTTCAGAAGCTCATGGCCCACCTTCCACATTCAGACAATAGGGgggctctgattggcaggaggacaaGTCTCTTCTGGTCCTccagtgctccttattggtccaTCAAAAGAAGATCTCCTGTCTTTTCTGCCGATAGCGAGGAACATGCTCAAAGTTTTGGTGACACCTACGAACATGCACCTGTTTGTTGACACCGAAGAGGGTACACAATATGCTCTGTGGCAATGCTGGTGTTACTGACCAGATTGTGTGTCCAAATGCCAATAGGAGAAGAAAAGGGTAGAGCCACATTTTCCCCCCTTACGTGGCTCGACATTTTATTGCTTTTGCATTTTTTCTGGCTGCTCAACTTTTTTGTCTTTTCCTCAGTGTAGGGGTGAAGTTcggaactagaggacataggtgtAGGATGAGAGcggatgtgggcggcacggtggcacagtgcttagaactgctgcctcacagcgccagagacccgggttcaattcccgcctcaggcgactgactgtgtggagtttgcacgttctccccatgtctgcgtgagtttcctccgggtgctccggtttcctcccacagtccaaagatgtgcaggtcaggtgaattggccatgctaaattgcccgtagtgttaggtaaggggtaaatgtaggggtatgggtgggttgcgcttcggcggggcggtgtggacttgttgggccaaagggcctgtttccacactgtaagtaatctaatctaatataaaaggtacctaaggggcaacttttccaagCAGACGGtggggtggtgagtgtatggaatgcgctgccagaggaagtggtggaggctggtataattacagcacttaaaaggatctggatgaataggaagggcttagagggatatgagtcaagcactggcaaatgggactagattaatttaggatacctggtcggcatggacgggttggaccaaagggtctgtttccatgctgtacaactctgacatCTCTAAATAATAAAAAGTATACTCTGACAAATAACAAACTATAACAAGGCTTAGTACATCACATGCTGGTGCATAATCTCCTTCACTAGTATTTACACACAGTGTAAGCAATTGCACAAGTAACAGCAAGGGTAAAAAAGCAtaaggatttaaaaaagacagggtAAAATGCacaaaaagtttttttaaaaggatAAAAGCACAAGTCCCAGTAAAAGCAAATGGAAAGTGAGTGTAAAATGTCACTATGACAGGACAGGCCCCACATTCCTTCCCCTCCGTCTCCCCCCCAACCTGCCTCACCTTTCACCTCCCGGGCCCAGTACCTTCCAGGTGGCCCCATAGTTGACACAGGGGCCGCCCCACGACCAGTAGAACTCCACCACCCAGGCGGCCGACAAGTTCCCAAGCAGGCCCTTAACCCCATCCGCATCCAGAATGCTCACCGGctcctgatgcaaaatattcatttactatttCCCCTatttttgtggctccacacaaaggcaaccttgctgatcttggagtgggtgaaaatgtgttgctggaaaagcgcagcaggtcaggcagcatccagggaacaggagaatcgacgtttcgggcataagcccttcaggaatgaggaaagtttgtccagcaggctaagataaaaggtagggaggagggacttgggggaggggtgtcggaaatgtgataggtggaaagaggtcaaggtgagggtgataggtcagactggggtgggggcggagaggtcaNNNNNNNNNNNNNNNNNNNNNNNNNNNNNNNNNNNNNNNNNNNNNNNNNNNNNNNNNNNNNNNNNNNNNNNNNNNNNNNNNNNNNNNNNNNNNNNNNNNNNNNNNNNNNNNNNNNNNNNNNNNNNNNNNNNNNNNNNNNNNNNNNNNNNNNNNNNNNNNNNNNNNNNNNNNNNNNNNNNNNNNNNNNNNNNNNNNNNNNNNNNNNNNNNNNNNNNNNNNNNNNNNNNNNNNNNNNNNNNNNNNNNNNNNNNNNNNNNNNNNNNNNNNNNNNNNNNNNNNNNNNNNNNNNNNNNNNNNNNNNNNNNNNNNNNNNNNNNNNNNNNNNNNNNNNNNNNNNNNNNNNNNNNNNNNNNNNNNNNNNNNNNNNNNNNNNNNNNNNNNNNNNNNNNNNNNNNNNNNNNNNNNNNNNNNNNNNNNNNNNNNNNNNNNNNNNNNNNNNNNNNNNNNNNNNNNNNNNNNNNNNNNNNNNNNNNNNNNNNNNNNNNNNNNNNNNNNNNNNNNNNNNNNNNNNNNNNNNNcatcgaccacgtcgggggggaaattggaaagttaaaatcccctactataaccaaaatcacttacaaatttgtttctcaatttccctctgactatgaggGGTTCGatagtacaatcccagtaaggtgatcatccctttcttatttctcagttccactcaaataacgtccctggatgtttttccaggaatttcctccctcagcacagctgtaatgctatcccttatcaaaaacgtcactccccctcctctcttgcctccctttctgtccttcctgtagcatttgtatcctggaacattaagttgccagtcctgtccatccctcagccacatttctgtaattgcaatgatattccagtcccatgttcctaaccatgttcatctgtcttccctgttcagcctcttgcattgaaataaatgcagtttaatttatcagtcctacctggttctctgctttgtccctgcctgccctcactgtttgactcgcttcttttctcaactgtaccagtcacaggttgatctttttcctcactgagtcccacctccaccaccagcttaaatcctcccaagcagctctagcaaatctctctaccacgacattagtccccttccaatttaggtgcaatccatccttcttgtacaggtcacttctagccCAGAAGAgaatccaatgatccaaaaatgtgaattattCCCCATACacgagctcctcagccatgcattcatctgctctatcctcctattcctaccctcgctAGCTTATAGCACCAGgggtaatccaggtattactaccctcaaggacctcctttttaaatccctACCTAACTCTCCATATTCTCCCTtctgaatctcatccttttcccttcctctgttgttggttccaatgtgtacaatgacctcctgctgggccctctcccccttgggaacattctgcaccctgagacatctttgatcctggcactagggagtgAACACACCCCCTAAGGAGTTAACaaactgctcagtgatgcccgGTTTGGATTCCagcaggaccactcagctccagacctcattacaaccttggtccaaacatggacaaattctgatttttcgctgtctgtgcctcggactcgAGAGTCCCCGATCACAATTGATTTCTtagaacctgacgtacccctcattgcattagagccagtctcgataccagaaacgtAGCTACTTGCGCTACATTCCcccgagaatccatcacctctcCTCACCCGGGTAATTAAGATACAAACATGAGTTAGCAGAGcctgctccctccctggattcatagaacatagaacatagaagaatacagcgcagtacaggccctttggccctcgatgttgcgccgatccaagcccacctaacctatactaacccactatcctccatatacctatccaatgcccgcttaaatgcccttaaagagggagagtccaccactgctactggcagggcattccatgaacttacgactcgctgagtgaagaacctacccctaacttcagtcctatatctacccccccttaatttaaagctatgcccccttgtaatacccgactccatacgcgggaaaaggttcacactgtcaaccctatctaac
Protein-coding regions in this window:
- the LOC122543539 gene encoding zinc finger protein 239-like, with product MEKPEGSRPVEKLWKCGDCGKGFRFPSALETHRRSHTGERPFPCTECRKAFSYSYDLLKHRRVHTGERPFSCPECGKGFTQASNLLTHQQVHIRERPFLCTVCGKAFSNSSALLTHRRVHTGERPFSCPECRRAFSDSSALLRHRRVHTGEWPFSCPECGKGFSDSSTLLIHERVHTGERPFSCPKCGKGFSDSSTLLTHRRVHTGERPFRCPVCGKGFSQVGNLRRHERLH